The sequence GGGCCTGCGTGGCTCCCTCCCTTTTGCTTTCGGCGTGCAGGCGCGGCAGAGCGTTGCACGTGGTCCGGCAGGAAATTTCGGTATGAACCCGCCCCCAAAACGGGGGGGCCGGGGGAGCATGCTCCCCCGGCGGGGCACGGGGCAGCGCCCCGATATCTCGCCGCCTACTCTCCTGAGGGGGGCAAGGCGGCGATACATGGCGAATGCAACCGGAACGCAAGACGGTGCCGGGCAGCGGAATCGGACAGGCGGCGCGCACGCGCGCCGGATTTCGGGAGGTTGGAGACATGTTGCTGCTCGACGGCAAGGCGACGGCTGCGGCCATTCGCGCGGAATTGAAGGAAGATGTGTCGGCGGGGCTTGCAGCGGCTGGCCGCGCGCCGGGGCTGGCGGTTATTCTGGTGGGCGAGGATCCGGCCTCGCAGGTGTACGTGCGCAACAAGGAGCGCGGCTGCGAAGAGGCGGGCATCCGCTCCGAGGCGTTCCGCCTGCCTGTGGACACCACGCAGGAAACGCTGGAAGTGCTGATCGACGAACTGAACGGGCGCGCGGACATCGACGGCATCCTGCTGCAACTGCCGCTGCCCAAGGGGCTGAACAGCCAGCGCTGCCTGGAACGCATCAGCCCGAAAAAGGACGTGGACGGCTTTCACCCCGAAAACATGGGCCGTCTGGCGCTGGGCCTGCCCGGCTTTCGCCCGTGTACCCCGGCGGGGGTAATGACCCTGCTGGAGCGGTACGACCTTTCGCCTTCGGGCAAGAAGGCCGTGGTGGTGGGGCGCAGCAACATCGTGGGCAAGCCGCTGGCGCTGATGCTGGGCGCGCCCGGCAAGTACGCCAACGCCACGGTGACGGTCTGCCATTCCGGCACGCCG comes from Nitratidesulfovibrio sp. and encodes:
- the folD gene encoding bifunctional methylenetetrahydrofolate dehydrogenase/methenyltetrahydrofolate cyclohydrolase FolD; this translates as MLLLDGKATAAAIRAELKEDVSAGLAAAGRAPGLAVILVGEDPASQVYVRNKERGCEEAGIRSEAFRLPVDTTQETLEVLIDELNGRADIDGILLQLPLPKGLNSQRCLERISPKKDVDGFHPENMGRLALGLPGFRPCTPAGVMTLLERYDLSPSGKKAVVVGRSNIVGKPLALMLGAPGKYANATVTVCHSGTPNLAEECRQADFLFVAAGRPCLVTSDMVKPGAVVVDVGIHRTDEGLVGDCKYDDITCIASAMTPVPGGVGPMTIAQLLINTVISWKARTGIAG